One window of the Candidatus Tanganyikabacteria bacterium genome contains the following:
- a CDS encoding phage integrase N-terminal SAM-like domain-containing protein, protein MKSPILPFSTTAPAIKDLVEPFLASKSRTLGPSSRLTVLSYRQTLARFTKAFGHRGPASLTPAEIASYWQGLVTRKGEPLAPATANRVLATLSAFMSWVADQGIAERNPVNGLSKLRLPDRDPGAMSEATRQEVLDRA, encoded by the coding sequence ATGAAGTCCCCCATCTTGCCCTTCTCGACCACGGCGCCAGCCATTAAAGACCTGGTAGAGCCCTTCCTGGCGTCCAAGAGCAGGACGCTCGGCCCGTCCTCGCGGCTTACGGTCTTGTCGTACCGCCAGACGCTGGCCAGATTCACCAAAGCGTTCGGGCATCGTGGCCCCGCCTCGCTGACGCCGGCCGAAATCGCCTCCTATTGGCAGGGTCTCGTCACGCGAAAGGGTGAGCCCTTGGCGCCGGCAACAGCCAACAGAGTGCTGGCGACGCTCTCGGCCTTCATGTCCTGGGTCGCGGACCAGGGGATCGCCGAGCGCAATCCGGTCAACGGCCTGTCCAAGCTGCGGCTCCCTGACCGTGACCCTGGCGCGATGAGCGAAGCGACTCGGCAGGAAGTCCTGGATCGGGC
- a CDS encoding CopG family transcriptional regulator produces MLIPEGSTMRRTNVYLPDDKIAVLRHLAATEGRGSSVSDLIRQAIDQFLAGKLASGAPWGQRLDGLIDRVRDQLPAGVAAEEIEADVTAARAEVKQARARRR; encoded by the coding sequence ATGCTGATCCCGGAGGGCTCGACGATGCGCAGGACGAATGTTTACTTGCCTGACGACAAGATCGCCGTGCTTAGGCACCTCGCGGCGACCGAGGGCCGGGGCTCATCGGTGTCCGACCTCATCCGCCAGGCCATCGACCAGTTTCTAGCAGGCAAGCTAGCTAGCGGCGCACCCTGGGGTCAACGCCTGGACGGCCTGATTGACCGGGTACGGGATCAGCTACCCGCAGGCGTCGCTGCGGAAGAGATCGAGGCGGATGTCACGGCCGCCCGCGCCGAGGTAAAGCAGGCGCGTGCGCGTCGTCGTTGA
- a CDS encoding putative toxin-antitoxin system toxin component, PIN family — MRVVVDTNVWVSALLNPAGGPARVLRAYQDGRFELVGSEDAFDEVRRVLARPRIAKKYAIPSPMADEYVALLRERADLHAPTPAAKVARDPDDDRWIDLAIEGRADALVSRDGDVLAQEVTDYLEAHGVRVLTVQRFLDHLGGKGHP; from the coding sequence GTGCGCGTCGTCGTTGACACCAACGTCTGGGTTTCGGCACTCCTCAACCCGGCAGGCGGGCCGGCCCGGGTGCTTCGGGCCTACCAGGACGGCCGATTCGAGCTGGTGGGAAGCGAAGACGCCTTCGACGAGGTAAGGCGCGTACTCGCCAGGCCCCGGATCGCCAAGAAATACGCCATCCCTTCGCCGATGGCAGACGAGTATGTCGCGCTGCTGCGCGAGCGCGCCGACCTTCATGCACCGACTCCAGCGGCCAAGGTCGCCCGCGACCCTGATGACGACCGCTGGATTGACCTCGCAATCGAGGGCCGTGCCGACGCGCTGGTCAGCCGCGACGGGGACGTTCTCGCGCAAGAAGTGACGGACTACCTGGAGGCCCATGGTGTGCGCGTGTTGACCGTTCAGCGCTTCCTTGACCATCTCGGCGGTAAGGGCCATCCGTAG